A section of the Streptomyces sp. SCL15-4 genome encodes:
- a CDS encoding amino acid permease has protein sequence MLDQGAPPQNQIPAAPASPGVAARLMRRKPVERLVAEGGQGEGGQLRRSLGLWQLTMISIGATLGTGIFVVLGDAVPEAGPAITLSFVIAGLTALFSALSYAELAGSIPVAGSSYSYAYATMGELVAWVCGWCLILEYGVSVAAVAVGWGEYLNQLLDGTIGVTIPDVLSSAPGEGGVINLPALIVVLLAMVFLLGGARESARANTVMVCVKIVALVLFCAVGIMGFKSGNYADFMPLGMSGVSAAGATLFFSYIGFDAASTAGEEAKDPKRDLPRAIMLSLIIVTALYVLVAGVAVGAWNWKKFDGSEASLAAIMNDVSGQTFWGTLLALGAVISIASVVLTVLYGQTRILFAMSRDGLVPGALGKVHRKTGAPRLNTVIVSLFCGVLAALIPLGKLVDATSIGTLFAFGLVNIAVIVLRYKRPNLERTFKVPFGPVLPVLGFLFCAYNMFSLDTVTWVVFGCWMAVGLVFYFLYGYRRSRLATDDDLAVTAVK, from the coding sequence GTGCTCGACCAAGGCGCACCCCCGCAGAACCAGATACCGGCCGCCCCCGCGTCCCCGGGCGTCGCCGCGCGCCTGATGCGTCGCAAGCCCGTGGAACGCCTGGTCGCGGAAGGCGGCCAGGGTGAGGGAGGACAGCTCAGGCGCTCCCTCGGGCTGTGGCAGCTGACCATGATCAGCATCGGCGCCACCCTCGGCACCGGCATCTTCGTCGTCCTCGGCGACGCCGTCCCGGAGGCCGGTCCCGCGATCACGCTGTCCTTCGTGATCGCCGGTCTCACCGCGCTGTTCTCGGCCCTGTCCTACGCCGAACTGGCCGGCAGCATCCCGGTCGCCGGCTCCTCCTACTCGTACGCATACGCAACGATGGGCGAGCTGGTCGCGTGGGTCTGCGGCTGGTGCCTGATCCTGGAGTACGGCGTCTCGGTGGCCGCCGTCGCCGTCGGCTGGGGCGAGTACCTGAACCAGCTGCTGGACGGCACCATCGGCGTCACCATCCCCGACGTGCTGTCCTCGGCCCCCGGCGAGGGCGGTGTCATCAACCTGCCCGCCCTGATCGTCGTCCTGCTGGCGATGGTGTTCCTGCTCGGCGGCGCCCGCGAGTCCGCCCGCGCCAACACGGTCATGGTCTGTGTGAAGATCGTCGCCCTCGTGCTGTTCTGCGCGGTCGGCATCATGGGCTTCAAGTCCGGCAACTACGCCGACTTCATGCCGCTCGGCATGAGCGGCGTCAGCGCCGCGGGCGCCACGCTGTTCTTCTCGTACATCGGCTTCGACGCCGCCTCCACCGCCGGCGAGGAGGCGAAGGACCCCAAGCGGGACCTGCCGCGGGCGATCATGCTGTCGCTGATCATCGTCACCGCGCTGTACGTGCTCGTCGCCGGTGTCGCCGTCGGCGCCTGGAACTGGAAGAAGTTCGACGGCTCCGAGGCATCCCTCGCCGCGATCATGAACGATGTCAGCGGCCAGACCTTCTGGGGCACGCTGCTCGCGCTCGGCGCGGTCATCTCCATCGCGAGCGTGGTCCTCACCGTGCTCTACGGCCAGACGCGCATCCTCTTCGCGATGTCCCGCGACGGCCTGGTGCCGGGAGCGCTCGGCAAGGTGCACCGCAAGACCGGTGCCCCGCGCCTCAACACCGTGATCGTCTCCCTCTTCTGCGGTGTGCTCGCCGCCCTCATCCCGCTGGGCAAGCTCGTCGACGCCACCAGCATCGGCACGCTGTTCGCCTTCGGCCTGGTCAACATCGCGGTCATCGTGCTGCGCTACAAGCGGCCGAACCTGGAGCGCACCTTCAAGGTGCCGTTCGGGCCGGTGCTGCCGGTGCTGGGCTTCCTGTTCTGCGCGTACAACATGTTCAGCCTCGACACCGTGACCTGGGTCGTCTTCGGATGCTGGATGGCCGTCGGGCTCGTGTTCTACTTCCTGTACGGCTATCGCCGTTCCCGTCTCGCGACCGACGACGACCTCGCGGTGACGGCAGTGAAGTGA
- a CDS encoding sugar-binding transcriptional regulator, which translates to MNSSEEIAVSGMSAGRSAMRMGPAELVQAAAMARRFYLEGKSKIQIAEEFGVSRFKVARVLETALERDLVRIEIRVPAELDAERSDALRARYGLRHAVVVESPAEAEETPDPENLGEVAADLLGELVNEGDVLGLAWGRSTIHMAAALDRLPPCTVVQLTGVYDAGTAERGSVEAVRRAAQVSGGDAHPIYAPMLLPDEATAAALRHQTGIARAFEYFDKVTVACVSIGSWEPGISTVHDMLSDEERAHYASLGVAAEMSAHLFDADGRRIGRDLGERCITVKADQLRRIPEVVAIAGGQRKAAAIDAVLRSGLVTSLVTDTSAADYLMTAGPAPKPALGRQDPDGI; encoded by the coding sequence GTGAACAGCAGTGAGGAGATCGCCGTGTCGGGTATGTCGGCGGGCCGGTCAGCCATGCGGATGGGACCCGCTGAGCTGGTGCAGGCGGCGGCCATGGCCCGCCGCTTCTACCTCGAGGGAAAGTCCAAGATCCAGATCGCGGAGGAGTTCGGCGTCAGCCGCTTCAAGGTGGCCCGGGTCCTGGAGACGGCCCTCGAACGGGACCTCGTACGCATCGAGATCCGCGTGCCGGCCGAGCTGGACGCCGAGCGCTCCGACGCGCTCCGCGCCCGCTACGGCTTGAGGCATGCCGTCGTGGTCGAGTCCCCGGCCGAGGCGGAGGAGACCCCGGACCCCGAGAACCTCGGCGAGGTCGCCGCCGACCTGCTCGGCGAACTCGTCAACGAGGGCGACGTGCTGGGGCTGGCCTGGGGCCGGTCCACCATCCACATGGCGGCGGCGCTCGACCGGCTGCCGCCGTGCACGGTGGTGCAGCTGACGGGCGTGTACGACGCCGGGACCGCCGAGCGGGGCTCGGTGGAGGCCGTCCGCCGGGCCGCCCAGGTCTCGGGCGGCGACGCGCACCCCATCTACGCGCCGATGCTGCTGCCGGACGAGGCCACCGCGGCGGCGCTGCGCCACCAGACCGGGATCGCCCGGGCCTTCGAGTACTTCGACAAGGTCACGGTCGCCTGTGTCTCCATCGGCTCCTGGGAGCCGGGCATCTCGACCGTGCACGACATGCTCAGCGACGAGGAGCGCGCGCACTACGCCTCGCTCGGAGTCGCCGCCGAGATGTCGGCGCACCTCTTCGACGCCGACGGGCGCCGGATCGGACGGGACCTCGGAGAGCGGTGCATCACGGTCAAGGCCGACCAACTGCGCCGTATCCCGGAGGTGGTGGCCATCGCGGGCGGCCAGCGCAAGGCCGCCGCGATCGACGCGGTGCTGCGCTCCGGGCTGGTCACCAGCCTGGTGACCGACACCTCGGCCGCCGACTACCTGATGACGGCGGGCCCGGCGCCGAAGCCGGCGCTCGGCCGTCAGGACCCCGACGGGATCTGA
- the rpe gene encoding ribulose-phosphate 3-epimerase has protein sequence MPVQINPSILSADFARLADEAEAVRGADWLHVDVMDNHFVPNLTLGVPVVESLARATDTPLDCHLMIEDPDRWAPRYVEAGASSVTFHVEAAAAPVRLAREIRAKGARASMALKPATPIEPYEDLLPELDMLLIMTVEPGFGGQAFLDIMLPKIRRTRELIKKHGLELWLQVDGGVSAATIEQCADAGADVFVAGSAVYGAADPAEAVRALRAQAESAAAKASWACDH, from the coding sequence ATGCCCGTGCAGATCAACCCCAGCATCCTGTCCGCCGACTTCGCCCGCCTCGCGGACGAGGCCGAGGCGGTCCGCGGCGCCGACTGGCTCCATGTCGACGTCATGGACAACCACTTCGTCCCGAACCTCACCCTCGGCGTGCCGGTGGTGGAGTCCCTGGCCCGGGCGACGGACACCCCGCTGGACTGCCATCTGATGATCGAGGACCCCGATCGGTGGGCGCCCCGGTACGTCGAGGCGGGGGCGTCGTCGGTCACCTTCCACGTGGAGGCCGCCGCCGCCCCGGTGCGGCTGGCCCGGGAGATCCGCGCCAAGGGTGCCCGGGCCTCGATGGCGCTGAAGCCCGCGACGCCCATCGAGCCGTACGAGGACCTGCTGCCGGAACTCGACATGCTGCTGATCATGACGGTGGAACCCGGCTTCGGCGGCCAGGCGTTCCTCGACATCATGCTGCCGAAGATCCGCCGCACCCGTGAGCTGATCAAGAAGCACGGTCTGGAGCTGTGGCTCCAGGTCGACGGCGGTGTCTCGGCCGCCACCATCGAGCAGTGCGCCGACGCGGGAGCGGACGTGTTCGTGGCGGGCTCGGCCGTGTACGGGGCCGCGGACCCCGCCGAGGCCGTGCGCGCGCTGCGCGCCCAGGCGGAGTCGGCCGCCGCCAAGGCGTCCTGGGCGTGCGACCACTGA
- a CDS encoding GuaB1 family IMP dehydrogenase-related protein produces the protein MRFLNDIQPAYDLTYDDVFMVPRRSAVGSRQGVDLASPDGTGTTIPLVVANMTAIAGRRMAETVARRGGLVVIPQDIPIDVVTEVISWVKSRHLVLDTPIVLAPHQTVADALSLLPKRAHNAGVVVDENQRPVGVVTDADLSGVDRFTQLEVVMSKDLLLLDADIDPREAFNTLDQHNRRYAPAVDKDGRLAGILTRKGALRATLYSPAVDDRGRLRIAAAVGINGDVAGKAKQLLDAGVDTLVIDTAHGHQESMISAVRTVRALDPQVPIAAGNIVSAEGVKDLIDAGADIIKVGVGPGAMCTTRMMTGVGRPQFSAVLECAAEARKYGKHVWADGGVRHPRDVAMALAAGASNVMIGSWFAGTYESPGDLQHDAQGRAYKESFGMASARAVRNRTSEESAYDRARKALFEEGISTSRMFLDPARPGVEDLIDSIIAGVRSSCTYAGAGSLEEFAEKAIVGIQSAAGYAEGKPLHASWS, from the coding sequence GTGCGTTTCCTCAATGACATCCAGCCCGCGTACGACCTGACGTACGACGACGTGTTCATGGTGCCGCGCCGCTCCGCGGTGGGCTCGCGTCAGGGCGTGGACCTCGCCTCGCCGGACGGGACGGGTACCACCATCCCGCTCGTCGTCGCGAACATGACCGCCATCGCCGGCCGCCGCATGGCCGAGACGGTGGCCCGCCGCGGCGGGCTCGTGGTCATCCCGCAGGACATCCCGATCGATGTGGTCACCGAAGTGATCTCCTGGGTGAAGAGCCGGCACCTGGTGCTGGACACCCCGATCGTGCTGGCCCCGCACCAGACCGTCGCCGACGCCCTGTCGCTGCTGCCCAAGCGCGCGCACAACGCCGGTGTGGTCGTGGACGAGAACCAGCGGCCCGTCGGTGTCGTCACCGACGCCGACCTCTCCGGCGTCGACCGCTTCACCCAGCTCGAAGTCGTCATGTCCAAGGACCTGCTCCTGCTGGACGCGGACATCGACCCGCGCGAGGCCTTCAACACCCTCGACCAGCACAACCGCCGCTACGCCCCGGCCGTCGACAAGGACGGCAGGCTCGCCGGCATCCTCACCCGCAAGGGCGCCCTGCGCGCCACGCTGTACAGCCCGGCCGTGGACGACCGGGGCAGGCTGCGGATCGCCGCCGCCGTCGGCATCAACGGCGATGTGGCGGGCAAGGCCAAGCAGCTGCTCGACGCGGGCGTGGACACGCTCGTCATCGACACCGCGCACGGCCACCAGGAGTCGATGATCAGCGCCGTCAGGACGGTGCGCGCCCTCGACCCGCAGGTGCCGATCGCGGCCGGCAACATCGTCTCCGCCGAGGGTGTGAAGGACCTGATCGACGCGGGCGCCGACATCATCAAGGTCGGTGTCGGCCCGGGCGCCATGTGCACCACCCGCATGATGACCGGCGTGGGCCGCCCGCAGTTCTCCGCCGTCCTGGAGTGCGCCGCCGAGGCCCGGAAGTACGGCAAGCACGTGTGGGCCGACGGCGGTGTCCGGCACCCGCGCGACGTCGCCATGGCCCTCGCGGCCGGCGCGTCCAACGTGATGATCGGCTCCTGGTTCGCCGGCACCTACGAGTCGCCGGGCGACCTCCAGCACGACGCCCAGGGCCGTGCCTACAAGGAGTCCTTCGGCATGGCCTCCGCGCGTGCCGTACGCAACCGCACCTCGGAGGAGTCGGCCTACGACCGGGCCCGCAAGGCCTTGTTCGAGGAGGGCATCTCCACCTCGCGGATGTTCCTCGACCCGGCCCGCCCGGGCGTCGAGGACCTGATCGACTCGATCATCGCGGGCGTCCGCTCCTCCTGCACCTACGCCGGCGCCGGCTCGCTGGAGGAGTTCGCCGAGAAGGCGATCGTCGGCATCCAGAGCGCGGCCGGCTACGCCGAGGGCAAGCCGCTGCACGCCAGCTGGAGCTGA
- a CDS encoding ribonuclease domain-containing protein, producing the protein MLPRFVPRLLAALLACLAVLLAGCSGGSSPDASAPPRAHGMATVPVSRLPAEARRTLALVDQGGPFPFAQDGAVFGNFEGHLPKHRRGYYHEYTVRTPGSRDRGARRLVTGQGGEVYYTDDHYDSFRAVLR; encoded by the coding sequence ATGCTGCCGCGGTTCGTCCCCCGTCTCCTGGCCGCCTTGCTGGCCTGTCTCGCCGTTCTCCTGGCCGGCTGCTCCGGCGGCTCCTCGCCGGACGCGTCCGCTCCGCCGAGAGCGCACGGCATGGCCACCGTCCCCGTCTCCCGGCTGCCCGCCGAGGCCCGCCGGACGCTGGCCCTCGTCGACCAGGGCGGGCCCTTCCCCTTCGCCCAGGACGGGGCCGTCTTCGGGAACTTCGAGGGGCATCTGCCGAAGCACCGGCGGGGCTACTACCACGAGTACACCGTGCGGACCCCCGGCTCCCGCGACCGGGGCGCCCGGCGCCTGGTCACCGGGCAGGGCGGGGAGGTCTACTACACCGATGACCACTACGACTCGTTCCGGGCGGTACTGAGATGA
- a CDS encoding carbon-nitrogen hydrolase family protein, which produces MRTALLQSSGRPGSIAENLKVLDEAAGRAAAAGAGLLAAPEMFLTGYAIGDDIARLAEPADGDWADAVAEIATRHGLALVYGYPERDGDTVFNSAQLISADGTRLANYRKTHLFGCFERDHFTPGERQVVQAELNGLTVGLLICYDVEFPENVRAHALAGTDLLVVPTAQMHPFQFVAESMIPVRAFENQMYVAYVNRVGREAEFEFVGLSVLAGPDGVARARAGRAEQLVLADADPAFLAASRENNPYLADRRPGLYGSLV; this is translated from the coding sequence ATGCGCACCGCCCTGCTCCAGAGCTCCGGCCGTCCCGGTTCCATCGCCGAGAACCTCAAGGTCCTCGACGAGGCCGCGGGCCGCGCCGCCGCCGCGGGCGCCGGGCTGCTGGCCGCGCCGGAGATGTTCCTCACCGGGTACGCCATCGGCGACGACATCGCGCGCCTCGCCGAGCCCGCCGACGGCGACTGGGCCGACGCGGTCGCCGAGATCGCCACCCGGCACGGCCTGGCCCTCGTCTACGGCTACCCGGAGCGCGACGGCGACACCGTCTTCAACTCCGCGCAGCTGATCTCCGCCGACGGCACCCGGCTCGCCAACTACCGCAAGACCCACCTCTTCGGCTGCTTCGAGCGCGACCACTTCACGCCGGGCGAGCGCCAGGTCGTCCAGGCCGAGCTGAACGGCCTCACCGTGGGCCTGCTGATCTGCTACGACGTCGAGTTCCCGGAGAACGTCCGGGCCCACGCCCTGGCCGGCACCGACCTCCTCGTCGTACCGACCGCGCAGATGCACCCCTTCCAGTTCGTCGCCGAGTCGATGATCCCGGTGCGCGCCTTCGAGAACCAGATGTACGTCGCGTACGTCAACCGGGTCGGCCGGGAAGCGGAGTTCGAGTTCGTCGGCCTCTCCGTGCTCGCCGGTCCCGACGGCGTCGCCCGCGCCCGCGCCGGCCGCGCCGAGCAGCTGGTGCTCGCCGACGCCGACCCCGCCTTCCTGGCCGCCTCCCGGGAGAACAACCCGTACCTGGCGGACCGCCGCCCCGGTCTGTACGGGTCCCTGGTCTGA
- a CDS encoding DUF5995 family protein, translated as MAQPAALTTPVDAVVARMRALDADLPARDGVAVFNRVYLAVTEEVGRRLTAGEFPDPRAASTLDVRFAERYLAAVDAAAADRRPPACWRPLFQLRRHPGVRPLQFALAGVNAHIGHDLALAVVDTCRALGCEPADLEDEFDRVGELLGTLEERVREELMPGPDLLQLADPLTHLLGAWSLERARDAAWAAARALWALRHCSGVVEEFAERLDAAVGFAGRMLLTPLPG; from the coding sequence ATGGCGCAGCCCGCAGCACTCACCACTCCCGTCGACGCCGTCGTGGCGCGGATGCGCGCGCTGGACGCGGACCTGCCCGCACGGGACGGCGTCGCCGTGTTCAACCGCGTCTACCTCGCCGTCACCGAGGAGGTCGGCCGGCGGCTGACCGCCGGTGAGTTCCCGGACCCGCGGGCGGCGAGCACGCTGGACGTGCGGTTCGCCGAGCGCTATCTGGCGGCCGTCGACGCGGCCGCCGCCGACCGCCGGCCGCCCGCCTGCTGGCGGCCGCTGTTCCAGCTCCGCCGCCATCCCGGGGTGCGGCCGCTGCAGTTCGCGCTGGCCGGCGTGAACGCCCACATCGGCCACGACCTGGCCCTGGCCGTGGTCGACACCTGCCGGGCGCTCGGCTGCGAGCCGGCCGATCTGGAGGACGAGTTCGACCGGGTCGGCGAGCTGCTCGGGACGCTGGAGGAGCGCGTCCGCGAAGAGCTGATGCCGGGCCCGGACCTGCTCCAGCTCGCCGACCCGCTCACCCATCTGCTGGGCGCCTGGAGCCTGGAGCGGGCCCGGGACGCGGCCTGGGCGGCGGCCCGTGCCCTGTGGGCGCTGCGGCACTGCTCCGGCGTCGTGGAGGAGTTCGCCGAGCGGCTGGACGCGGCGGTGGGCTTCGCGGGCCGGATGCTCCTGACCCCGCTGCCCGGCTGA
- a CDS encoding barstar family protein, with protein sequence MSEDLTGRLVVALDLDGVTDKDGLMDRAARALALPGWFGRNWDALADSLSDHTVWPDGAVERGLLIVVHGWRPYAGARPEEWRVAEEVFAEAADRTPALTVALALGGTS encoded by the coding sequence ATGAGCGAAGACCTGACCGGCCGCCTCGTGGTCGCGCTCGACCTCGACGGCGTCACGGACAAGGACGGCCTGATGGACCGCGCGGCCCGGGCCCTGGCGCTGCCCGGCTGGTTCGGCCGCAACTGGGACGCGCTGGCCGACTCCCTGTCCGATCACACGGTCTGGCCCGACGGCGCCGTGGAGAGGGGCCTGCTGATCGTCGTACACGGCTGGCGGCCGTACGCCGGCGCCCGGCCGGAGGAGTGGCGGGTCGCCGAGGAGGTCTTCGCCGAGGCCGCGGACCGGACGCCCGCCCTCACCGTCGCCCTCGCCCTTGGAGGAACCTCCTAG
- a CDS encoding flavin monoamine oxidase family protein yields the protein MTSTVPNAVEHTDGQQPPITMFGPDFPYAYDDFLAHPAGLGQIPATEHGTEVAVIGGGLSGIVAAYELMKMGLKPVVYEADQLGGRLRTVGFEGCDESLNCELGAMRFPPSSTALQHYIDLVGLETRPFPNPLAEATPSTVVDLKGESHYAETIDDLPQVYRDVADAWNKCLQEGADFSDMNRAMRERDVPRIREIWAKLVEKLDNQTFYGFLCDSEAFRSFRHREIFGQVGFGTGGWDTDFPNSILEILRVVYTEADDHHRGIVGGSQQLPLRLWEREPEKIVHWPHGTSLRSLHTGGEPRPAVTRLHRTAGNRITVTDANGDIRTYQAAIFTAQSWMLLSKIACDDSLFPIDHWTAIERTHYMESSKLFVPVDRPFWLDKDEETGRDVMSMTLTDRMTRGTYLLDNGPDRPAVICLSYTWCDDSLKWLPLSANERLEVMLKSLGEIYPKVDIRKHIIGNPVTVSWENEPYFMGAFKANLPGHYRYQRRLFTHFMQDRLPEDKRGIFLAGDDISWTAGWAEGAVQTALNAVWGVMHHFGGTTDPSNPGPGDVYDEIAPVELPED from the coding sequence ATGACGTCCACGGTGCCCAACGCCGTCGAGCACACCGACGGGCAGCAGCCGCCGATCACCATGTTCGGCCCGGACTTCCCCTACGCCTACGACGACTTCCTCGCCCACCCGGCGGGCCTCGGCCAGATCCCGGCGACCGAGCACGGCACCGAGGTCGCGGTCATCGGCGGCGGCCTGTCCGGCATCGTCGCCGCCTACGAGCTGATGAAGATGGGCCTCAAGCCCGTCGTGTACGAGGCCGACCAGCTCGGCGGCCGGCTGCGCACCGTCGGCTTCGAGGGCTGCGACGAGTCGCTGAACTGCGAGCTGGGCGCGATGCGCTTCCCGCCGTCCTCCACCGCCCTGCAGCACTACATCGACCTGGTCGGCCTGGAGACCAGGCCGTTCCCGAACCCGCTGGCCGAGGCGACCCCGTCGACCGTGGTCGACCTCAAGGGCGAGTCGCACTACGCCGAGACGATCGACGACCTGCCCCAGGTGTACCGGGACGTCGCCGATGCCTGGAACAAGTGCCTTCAGGAGGGCGCCGACTTCTCCGACATGAACCGCGCGATGCGCGAGCGGGACGTGCCGCGCATCCGGGAGATCTGGGCGAAGCTGGTCGAGAAGCTCGACAACCAGACCTTCTACGGCTTCCTCTGCGACTCCGAGGCGTTCAGGTCCTTCCGGCACCGCGAGATCTTCGGCCAGGTCGGCTTCGGCACCGGCGGCTGGGACACCGACTTCCCGAACTCCATCCTGGAGATCCTGCGCGTCGTCTACACCGAGGCCGACGACCACCACCGCGGCATCGTCGGCGGCTCCCAGCAGCTGCCGCTGCGCCTGTGGGAGCGCGAGCCGGAGAAGATCGTGCACTGGCCGCACGGCACCTCGCTGCGGTCGCTGCACACCGGCGGCGAACCGCGCCCGGCCGTGACCCGGCTGCACCGCACCGCCGGCAACCGGATCACCGTGACGGACGCCAACGGCGACATCCGCACCTACCAGGCGGCGATCTTCACCGCCCAGTCCTGGATGCTGCTGTCCAAGATCGCCTGCGACGACTCGCTCTTCCCGATCGACCACTGGACCGCGATCGAGCGCACCCACTACATGGAGTCCAGCAAGCTCTTCGTGCCCGTGGACCGGCCGTTCTGGCTGGACAAGGACGAGGAGACCGGCCGGGACGTCATGTCGATGACGCTCACCGACCGCATGACGCGCGGGACCTACCTGCTCGACAACGGCCCGGACCGGCCGGCCGTGATCTGCCTGTCGTACACGTGGTGCGACGACAGCCTGAAGTGGCTGCCGCTGTCCGCGAACGAGCGGCTGGAGGTCATGCTGAAGTCGCTCGGCGAGATCTACCCGAAGGTCGACATCCGCAAGCACATCATCGGCAACCCGGTGACGGTCTCCTGGGAGAACGAGCCCTACTTCATGGGCGCGTTCAAGGCCAACCTGCCGGGCCACTACCGCTACCAGCGGCGCCTGTTCACCCACTTCATGCAGGACCGGCTGCCCGAGGACAAGCGGGGCATCTTCCTCGCCGGCGACGACATCTCCTGGACCGCCGGCTGGGCCGAGGGCGCCGTGCAGACCGCGCTGAACGCGGTGTGGGGCGTGATGCACCACTTCGGCGGCACCACCGACCCCTCGAACCCGGGCCCGGGTGACGTCTACGACGAGATCGCGCCGGTGGAGCTTCCCGAGGACTGA
- a CDS encoding Lrp/AsnC family transcriptional regulator — protein sequence MLNDLDERIVHALAEDARRSYADIGQLIGLSAPAVKRRVDRLRATGAITGFTVRVDPAALGWETEGYIEIYCRSNTSPETIQRGLERYQEVVAASTVTGDADAIAQVFASDMRHFERVLERIAGEPFVERTKSVLVLSPLLRRFSSGAPG from the coding sequence GTGCTGAACGATCTCGACGAACGCATCGTGCACGCCCTCGCCGAGGACGCCCGCCGCTCCTACGCGGACATCGGGCAGCTGATCGGCCTGTCCGCGCCCGCGGTGAAGCGGCGCGTGGACCGGCTGCGGGCCACCGGAGCCATCACCGGGTTCACCGTCCGGGTGGACCCGGCGGCCCTCGGCTGGGAGACCGAGGGGTACATCGAGATCTACTGCCGGAGCAACACCTCTCCGGAGACCATCCAGCGGGGACTGGAGCGCTACCAGGAGGTCGTGGCCGCGTCGACCGTCACCGGCGACGCGGACGCGATCGCCCAGGTCTTCGCCTCCGACATGCGGCACTTCGAACGGGTCCTGGAGCGGATCGCGGGCGAGCCGTTCGTGGAGCGCACGAAGTCCGTCCTGGTCCTGTCACCCCTGCTGCGCCGCTTCTCCTCCGGGGCGCCGGGGTAG
- a CDS encoding RsmB/NOP family class I SAM-dependent RNA methyltransferase translates to MSEQSRRPRRPAKPYRRPQKDPVRILAFEALRAVDERDAYANLVLPPLLRKAREKGDFDARDAALATELVYGTLRRQGTYDAVIAACVDRPLREVDPPVLDVLSLGAHQLLGTRIPTHAAVSASVELARVVLGDGRAKFVNAVLRKVAQDDLDGWTEKVAPPYDEDPEDHLAVVHSHPRWVVSALWDSLGGGRTGIERLLAADNERPEVTLVARPGRATTEELLREEAAVPGRWSPYAVRLAEGGEPGAVDAVREGRAGVQDEGSQLVALALASAPLDGPDEKWLDGCAGPGGKAALLGALAAERGAVLLASEKQPHRAGLVAKALHGNPGPYQVIAADGTRPPWRPGTFDRVLVDVPCTGLGALRRRPEARWRRRPEDLDTFAPLQRALLRTALESVRVGGVVGYATCSPHLAETRAVVADVLKQHPHTDLIDARPLLAGLPDLGEGPDVQLWPHLHGTDAMYLALIRRTA, encoded by the coding sequence GTGAGCGAGCAGTCCCGGCGGCCCCGCAGGCCCGCCAAGCCCTACCGCCGTCCCCAGAAGGACCCCGTCCGCATCCTGGCCTTCGAGGCACTGCGCGCGGTGGACGAGCGGGACGCCTACGCCAACCTCGTGCTGCCCCCGCTGCTGCGCAAGGCCCGCGAGAAGGGCGACTTCGACGCCCGGGACGCCGCGCTCGCCACCGAGCTGGTGTACGGCACGCTGCGCCGGCAGGGCACCTACGACGCGGTCATCGCCGCCTGTGTCGACCGGCCGCTGCGCGAGGTCGACCCGCCGGTGCTGGACGTGCTGAGCCTCGGCGCGCACCAGTTGCTCGGCACCCGGATCCCGACGCACGCCGCCGTCTCCGCCTCCGTGGAGCTGGCCCGCGTGGTGCTCGGCGACGGCCGGGCCAAGTTCGTCAACGCCGTGCTCCGCAAGGTCGCGCAGGACGACCTCGACGGCTGGACCGAGAAGGTCGCGCCGCCGTACGACGAGGACCCCGAGGACCACCTCGCCGTCGTGCACTCGCACCCGCGCTGGGTCGTCTCCGCGCTCTGGGACTCCCTCGGCGGCGGCCGGACCGGCATCGAGCGGCTGCTGGCGGCCGACAACGAGCGGCCCGAGGTGACCCTGGTCGCCCGGCCCGGGCGGGCCACCACCGAGGAACTGCTGCGCGAGGAGGCCGCCGTACCGGGCCGCTGGTCGCCGTACGCCGTACGGCTCGCGGAGGGCGGCGAACCGGGCGCGGTCGACGCCGTGCGCGAGGGCCGGGCCGGCGTGCAGGACGAGGGCAGCCAGCTGGTGGCCCTCGCGCTCGCGAGCGCCCCGCTCGACGGGCCCGACGAGAAGTGGCTCGACGGCTGCGCCGGACCCGGCGGCAAGGCCGCGCTGCTCGGCGCCCTCGCCGCCGAGCGCGGCGCCGTGCTGCTCGCCTCCGAGAAGCAGCCGCACCGGGCCGGCCTGGTCGCCAAGGCGCTGCACGGCAACCCGGGCCCGTACCAGGTCATCGCCGCCGACGGCACCCGCCCGCCGTGGCGCCCCGGCACCTTCGACCGGGTGCTGGTGGACGTCCCGTGCACCGGTCTCGGTGCCCTGCGCCGCCGTCCCGAGGCCCGCTGGCGCCGCCGTCCCGAGGACCTGGACACCTTCGCCCCGCTCCAGCGCGCCCTGCTGCGCACCGCCCTGGAGTCCGTGCGCGTCGGCGGGGTCGTCGGCTACGCCACCTGCTCCCCGCACCTGGCGGAGACCCGGGCGGTGGTCGCCGACGTCCTCAAACAGCACCCGCACACCGACCTGATCGACGCCCGCCCGCTCCTTGCCGGCCTTCCCGACCTGGGCGAGGGCCCGGACGTCCAGCTCTGGCCCCACCTGCACGGCACGGACGCGATGTACCTGGCACTGATCCGCAGAACCGCCTGA